In Bacillus sp. DX3.1, the following proteins share a genomic window:
- a CDS encoding PhzF family phenazine biosynthesis protein, protein MLLHFQGGSVPVTFHHETNVVWMKQNDPTFGKVLDRKEVAEVLNIDASHIDNQYPIQEVSTGLPVILVPLKSLAAVKNVKINKEKYFQLIAQTEAKAIMVFISETYKEENHLNVRDFAEYYGIPEDAATGSSNGCLAAYVTKHRYFGKEKINLHIEQGYEMNRPSLLHVRAEEKNHLIEIFVGGEVTSIANGKWNV, encoded by the coding sequence ATTCTATTACACTTCCAAGGAGGTTCAGTACCGGTCACTTTTCATCATGAAACAAATGTCGTATGGATGAAACAAAATGACCCTACGTTTGGGAAGGTTTTAGATAGAAAAGAAGTAGCGGAAGTATTGAATATTGATGCTTCACATATCGATAATCAATATCCGATTCAAGAAGTATCAACAGGATTGCCAGTTATTCTTGTTCCTTTAAAATCGTTAGCTGCGGTTAAGAATGTAAAAATAAATAAAGAAAAGTATTTTCAACTGATTGCACAAACAGAGGCAAAGGCAATTATGGTATTTATTTCTGAAACGTATAAGGAGGAAAATCACCTTAATGTTCGTGATTTTGCGGAGTATTATGGTATTCCAGAAGATGCAGCAACTGGGAGTTCAAATGGTTGTTTAGCAGCATATGTAACAAAGCACCGCTATTTTGGTAAAGAAAAAATAAATTTACATATTGAACAAGGCTATGAGATGAATCGTCCTTCTTTATTACATGTTCGTGCGGAAGAAAAAAATCATTTGATTGAGATTTTTGTAGGTGGGGAAGTAACAAGCATTGCTAACGGGAAATGGAACGTATAA
- a CDS encoding YdbC family protein → MILKSIFCHVEKEQKELFSTAQEKWKELTKLEGFHGQFGGWNEGTACIFAVWGNMNTYQQFMNETHDTIFCNSNQKDTYTSCETELYQSLFDMTETSFTEVIPNSSFARIAICDVKNGDDQQFLHVQETVWNIGMEKSEGMLGGIVGRSLTKPNRYLVLSLWKDEESHQYYVEEIFPALYESANVSAYVSNVNGKQVTYVDEWSVCPAYS, encoded by the coding sequence ATGATTTTAAAATCAATTTTTTGTCATGTAGAAAAAGAGCAAAAAGAGTTATTTTCAACTGCTCAAGAAAAATGGAAAGAATTAACGAAACTAGAAGGATTCCATGGGCAATTTGGTGGATGGAATGAGGGGACAGCTTGTATATTTGCTGTTTGGGGAAATATGAATACATACCAGCAATTTATGAATGAAACGCATGACACAATCTTTTGCAATAGCAATCAAAAGGATACATATACATCCTGTGAAACAGAATTATATCAATCTTTATTTGATATGACAGAGACTTCATTTACAGAAGTAATTCCAAATAGTTCTTTTGCAAGAATCGCAATATGCGATGTGAAAAATGGAGATGATCAGCAGTTTTTACATGTGCAAGAAACGGTTTGGAATATAGGTATGGAAAAATCAGAAGGGATGTTAGGTGGCATTGTTGGAAGGTCCCTTACAAAGCCTAATCGTTATCTCGTTCTTTCTTTATGGAAAGACGAAGAATCGCATCAATATTATGTGGAAGAAATTTTTCCAGCGTTATATGAATCAGCAAATGTATCGGCGTATGTGTCAAATGTAAATGGGAAACAGGTTACATACGTCGATGAGTGGTCTGTATGCCCCGCATATTCTTAA
- the thrS gene encoding threonine--tRNA ligase, with the protein MSEQVIRIIFPDGSAKEYVKGITLEAIAASISSSLKKKAVAGQVNGQLFDLRRNINHDAKIEIITVDSEEGIQIGRHTATHVLAQAVKRLYRNVKLGVGPVIENGFYYDMDLPDSMTVEELSQIENEMQSIINENLEMERMEVTRDEAKKIFQDLNDHLKLELLDDIPAHEIVTIYKQGEFLDLCRGPHLPSTGYMKAFKLTHVSGAYWRGDSNNQVLQRIYGVAFSSQKELENHLQFVEEAAKRNHRKLGNELELFMFSEEAPGMPFYLPKGQIIRNELESFLRELQQKHDYQEVRTPFMMNQELWEQSGHWDHYKDNMYFSEVDHKSFALKPMNCPGHMLMFKNKLHSYRDLPIRMCEFGQVHRHEFSGALNGLLRVRTFCQDDAHIFVTPEQIESEIQSVIKQIDFVYRTFGFEYEIELSTRPEDSMGDDELWNKAEGALENVLKSLHYNYKINEGDGAFYGPKIDFHIKDALRRSHQCATVQLDFQMPEKFNLHYIDDKNEKKRPVVIHRAVLGSLDRFLGILIEHFGGAFPTWLAPVQVKVIPVSVEVHEGYAKEMEEKLRHAGIRAELDVRNEKLGYKIREAQMKKTPYILVIGDKEIENEAVNVRRYGEEKSEVVSLSAFIESVQDEIYKKCSR; encoded by the coding sequence ATGAGCGAACAAGTAATTCGAATTATTTTTCCAGATGGCAGTGCAAAAGAATATGTAAAAGGCATTACTTTAGAAGCGATTGCAGCATCGATTAGCTCGAGCTTAAAAAAGAAAGCTGTAGCTGGGCAGGTAAATGGTCAATTATTTGATTTACGCCGAAACATTAATCACGATGCGAAAATTGAAATTATAACTGTAGATTCGGAAGAAGGAATACAAATCGGAAGGCACACTGCTACGCATGTGTTAGCACAAGCGGTAAAAAGATTATATCGCAATGTAAAATTAGGAGTAGGACCAGTTATTGAAAATGGATTTTATTATGATATGGATCTTCCTGATAGTATGACTGTTGAAGAATTATCTCAAATAGAAAATGAAATGCAGAGCATTATAAACGAAAATTTAGAAATGGAACGAATGGAAGTTACTAGGGATGAAGCGAAAAAGATTTTTCAAGACTTGAATGACCACTTAAAGTTAGAGCTCTTAGATGATATTCCAGCCCATGAAATTGTAACAATTTATAAGCAAGGGGAATTTTTAGATTTATGCCGCGGGCCACATTTACCGTCAACTGGATATATGAAAGCATTCAAGTTGACTCACGTTTCTGGTGCATATTGGCGCGGTGATAGTAATAATCAAGTTCTTCAACGGATATATGGTGTTGCTTTTTCTTCACAAAAGGAATTAGAAAATCACTTGCAGTTTGTAGAAGAAGCGGCAAAGAGGAATCATCGTAAGCTTGGCAATGAACTTGAATTATTTATGTTCTCTGAAGAAGCACCAGGAATGCCTTTTTATTTACCGAAAGGGCAAATCATACGAAATGAATTAGAATCTTTTCTAAGAGAATTGCAACAGAAGCATGATTACCAAGAAGTTCGTACTCCTTTTATGATGAATCAAGAGCTATGGGAGCAATCAGGACACTGGGATCATTATAAAGATAATATGTATTTTTCAGAGGTCGATCATAAAAGCTTCGCGCTAAAACCAATGAATTGTCCTGGACATATGTTGATGTTTAAAAATAAGCTACACTCCTATCGAGATTTACCAATTAGAATGTGTGAGTTCGGTCAAGTGCATCGACATGAATTTAGCGGTGCGCTGAACGGTTTATTAAGAGTACGTACATTTTGTCAAGACGATGCACATATATTCGTTACACCGGAACAAATTGAAAGTGAGATACAATCGGTAATCAAACAAATCGATTTTGTCTATCGTACATTTGGTTTTGAATATGAAATAGAACTTTCGACAAGACCAGAAGATTCAATGGGAGATGACGAACTATGGAATAAGGCAGAAGGCGCACTTGAAAATGTACTGAAATCATTACATTATAACTATAAAATTAATGAGGGGGATGGTGCATTTTATGGACCAAAAATTGATTTTCATATTAAGGATGCATTAAGAAGAAGTCACCAATGTGCAACAGTTCAACTTGATTTTCAAATGCCAGAGAAATTCAACTTACATTATATTGACGATAAAAATGAGAAAAAACGACCTGTCGTCATTCACCGTGCTGTATTAGGATCACTTGATCGATTCTTAGGTATATTAATTGAACATTTTGGTGGAGCATTTCCAACATGGTTAGCTCCTGTTCAAGTAAAGGTGATTCCTGTTTCAGTAGAAGTACATGAAGGGTACGCGAAAGAGATGGAGGAGAAGCTGAGACATGCTGGTATACGAGCTGAGCTAGACGTTCGTAATGAAAAACTCGGATATAAAATACGAGAAGCACAAATGAAAAAGACTCCTTATATTCTTGTAATCGGGGATAAAGAAATCGAGAATGAAGCTGTAAATGTACGTAGGTATGGAGAGGAGAAATCTGAAGTTGTTTCGCTATCTGCATTTATAGAAAGTGTACAGGATGAAATTTATAAGAAATGCTCTAGATAA
- a CDS encoding SRPBCC domain-containing protein, whose protein sequence is MRVTFELQPMNSTVKLTLKHENLLETDFVDDDDTFEGYNNGWPAVLSNLKSLLETGRTLPPIHVD, encoded by the coding sequence ATAAGAGTCACTTTTGAACTACAACCAATGAACTCAACCGTAAAGCTAACACTTAAGCATGAAAATCTTTTGGAGACAGACTTTGTGGATGATGATGATACTTTCGAGGGATATAATAATGGATGGCCAGCCGTTTTAAGTAACTTGAAGAGCTTGCTCGAAACAGGACGTACTTTGCCACCAATACATGTAGACTAA